The stretch of DNA AGCGTGGCATCCCGCAGACGAAGTGGCCCTGCTCGGCCTGCAACGGCAGCGGGCGACAGGGACGTGAGCCCTGCGAGGAGTGTGACGGCTCGGGCTACCGCTACCCCGAGAGCGTCGAGCAGCTCACCGCGCCCGTCGTCGAGGACGTGATGGACGGCGTCGGGGCGACGTTCCACGGCGCGGGCCGGGAGGACGTCGACGCCCGGATGCTCGGCACCGGCCGGCCGTTCGTGATCGAGATCGAGGAGCCCCGCCGCCGGACGGTCGACACCGACCGCCTGCAGTCCGACATTAACGCCTTCGCGGAGGGGAAAGTCGAGGTCGAGGGGCTGCGCCTCGCGACCCACGACATGGTCGAGCGCGTCAAGCGCCACGACGCCTCGAAACGCTACAGCGCGCAGGTCAGCTTCGACGAGCCAGTCGACGCCGAGTCGTTTGCCGACGCGCTCGCCGAACTCGACGGTGCGACGATCGAGCAGGAGACGCCGAACCGCGTCGACCACCGGCGCGCGAGCAAGGTCCGGACCCGCGACGTGTACGAGATCGAGGGTGAACTCGAGGACGCACAGACCGCCACCGTCGAGGTCCACGGCGCGGGCGGGCTCTACATCAAGGAGCTGATCTCCAGCGACGAGGGGCGGACGACACCGTCGCTCGCGGGCCTGCTCGGCGTCGGCGCCGAGGTGACCGCGCTGGACGTGCTCCGGGTCGACGGCGAGAGCGAACCGTTCGAGCACTCGGCGTACTTCCGGGACTGATGGTCGTCGGCGCCGACGAGGCGGGCAAGGGACCCGCGCTGGGGCCGCTGGTCGCCGGCGCGGTTCGCGCCGACCCCACCGACCTCCCAGCGGGCCTCGCGGACTCGAAGGAGCTCACTGCGACGCGCCGCGAGGAGCTGGCTGCCGAACTCCGCGACCACCCCGAGATCGCGGTCGCCACAGCCGCGATCGAACCGGCGCGTATCGACGCACCCGACACGGACATGAACGGGCTCGGCGTCGCTGCACAGGCGGAGGCGATCGCGGCGGTCGCGGAGTCGGGCGACGACGTGCTCGCCGACGCCGCCGACACCGACGAAGGGCGGTTCGGCCGGCGGCTCCGAGATGCGGTCGCCGAGGCCGGAACCGCGGTCGACGTGACTGCCGAACACGGCGCCGACGAGACTCATGTGATCGTCTCGGCCGCGAGCGTCGTCGCGAAAGTCGAACGCGACCGCCGGATGGCGGAGATCGACGGCGAGTACGACCACGAGGTCGGGAGCGGCTACCCGTCGGACCCGACGACGCGGGCGTTCCTCGCGGGCTACGTCGAGGACCACGGCGAACTGCCCGCCTGCGCACGGGCGACGTGGTCGACCTGCGAGGACGCACTCGCGGCCGCCGAGCAGTCCGGGCTGACGGATTTTTAGTCGTCGAAGGCGAGCGAGAGCCGCCGCCGATCGATCTCGCGGGTGTTCTCGGTGTCCGCGTCCATCTCTTCGGGCGTCCAGAATCGGAGGTCGCTCGCCTCCTCGCCCGGCTCCAGTTCGCCGCGGGCGTCGTCGTACCCGAGCAGGTAGGTGAGCATGTAGTAGTGGTAGCCGCGGTGGGTGCTGTGTGGTGCCGAAAGCAGCGTGAGGTCGTCGGGGTCGGCACGCAGCCCGGTCTCCTCCTCGAGCTCCCGGACGGCGCCCTCTCGCGGTGACTCGTCGTACTCCGGGTGGCCCCCGGGCAGCGTCCACTCCCCGCCGGTCGCCCACTCGCTGTCGCGGTCGGCCTGCTGCATCAGCAACACGGCGTCGCCGTCGCGGACGAACACGCCCGCAGAGGGGACTGCGTTTCGGAAGAACGGCCGCTCACACGCCGGGCAGTACGGACGCTTCCGACCGTGGACCAGCCGCTCGGTCAGCTCCGCGCCGCACTGGTGGCAGAACTCGGGCTCGACGGCGACCATGAACCTCGTTCGATCCGTCGAGGGATAGCCGTTCTCCCGATCAGCGGAACGGCGAGAGATCCCACGCGTACGCGCCGAGTCCGAGCAGCGCCCCGACCCACAGGAGGAACACGATCGTTATCGGGACGTCGAGCACCAGCAGCACCCCGGCGAGTGCGGGGAGCACGAGGAAGCCGAACAGCAGGCCGCCGCCGATCTGGCTCACTGCCCGGACCGCGGCGCGGATCTCCTCGCGGACTGCCCGCCGGACCGCGGCCTCGGTCTCGGGGTCGAGATCGTCGGCGTCGCCGTTCGTGGAGGACATATCTCCCTGTTGGGCGGAGTCGAAGAAAAGCGTTTGCCCGCTCAGTGCTCGCCGGTCAGCAGCGAGCGCAGGATGTCGCCGTAGGCGGGCCGGGTGACCAGCACGCCCACGAGCACGCCCATGATCGTGAATATCGCGAACCCGCGGAGCTGCCCGAGCGAGAGCACCGCCAGCGGCGACAGCGCGATGATCGTCGTCGCCGCCGCGGCGCCGATCACCCAGAACGCCTTCCGGAAGCGGCTCTGGAACACCCGCCGGCTGTTCACCTCGCCCTCGCTCATCACCTCGTCGGCGATGATGATCAGGTCGTCAACCCCGGTCCCGATCGCGGCGACGAAGCCGGCGATCACCGAGAGGTCGATCGGGTAGCCGAGCGCCGCGGCGATACCCATCAGCACGACGACCTCCGAGAGCGCGGTGACGATCATCGGCCCCGCGACCTCGACCCGGCGGTAGCGCGCGAACACGACGCCGCTGACCGCCAGCACCGCCGCGATCCCGGCGATCAGCGAGTCGGTCTTGAAGCGGTCGGACTGCGAGGGGTCGACGTACAGCATCGAGTTCGCGTCCAGATCGAGCTGGGTCGGCAGCGCGCCGGCGCGGAGGTTGATCGCGACCTCCTGTGCGGTCGAGAGGTTCCGCGTCGTCAGACGGAACCGCGGATCGTCGGCCCACTCGCCGCTCCGCATCGGGCTGGCGAGCCCGGACTCGACGCCGAAGGAGTTCAGCACCTGCCCGTCCTGGACGACCAGGATACACGGCTCGGTCCCGTTGGGGTTGTCCTCGTACGTACACCGAGTGCCGCCCTCCTGTGCGAGGCCGGTGTCGACGAATCCCTGCTGGACCTCTTGGGCGCTCCCCTCGGCGACGACGACGCTAACCTCGGCGCCGGTGTTCTCTCCGGGGAGTCGGCGAGCGTTGCCGACCTGCCGGAGGTCCTCGGCGTCCATCACGGTGGTCTGGACGTACGCCCCGCTCTCGTTCTGGTGGTACGCCTGGATCAGCACCTGCCCGCGGGACTCGATCAGGTCACGCACCGCGCTCTGGTTCGCGTTGGGCACCTCGACGACGATCACGTCGCCGCCGACGGTGCTGACGGTCCCGCCGGAGAGCCCGGCCTCGTTGACCTTCTGCCGGAGGATGGTGACCGCGGTCGACTGGGTCACCTCGGAGACGCGGTTAGCGGTATCCTCGTACTCGTAGCCCGCCGCGTTCAGCGCGGTCCCGAGTTGGGCCGCGGTGACGTTCCCGGTCCGGACCTCCACCACGGTCGTCTGTTGGGTAATGTCGCCGTACTCGCCGGGGTAGCGGACCGCGACATCCTCCGTGCTGGCGTTCGCGAGTTCGGCGGCGACCTGCTCGCGGACCGCCGAGGTCTCGGTGTCGTTGCCGATCTCCACCCCGGTCGCGTGGACGCCGACGAGCGGCGCCTGGATCCGGGTGCCGCCGGAGAGCTCGATCCCGTACTGGAGGTTGGTGATCCCGCCGCTCTCGGCGACAGTTCCATCCTCGCCGCCGGCTGAGGTGCTGGGTGCGAGCGTCGGGGAGAACAGCGCGAACACGCTCGCGAGCACGATGACGACCAGCAGCACGACCCGCCAGTTCGCCTTGATGCTGGCCCACGTTCCGCCGTCGTCGGCCATCAGCGGTTCACCCCCTCGAACTTCCACCAGCGAAGCAGCGACATGTTGAGCATGTAGGTGTTCAGCAGGTCCGTCGTCAACCCGAAGACGAGGATCAGCCCGATCGAGGAGAGCAGGCCGATCCCGAACGCGGTCGCGACGATCGTCATCACCAGCATCGCGGCGATGGAGGTCAGCGTCATCGTGATCCCGGTCTCCATCGCGCGGTAGGCCGACTCGTAGAACCCGCCCTGCCGCCGGAGGACGTGGTTGTTGAGTAGGATGTCGGAGTCGACGGAGTACCCGATGATCATCAGCAGCGCGGCGACTGAACCGAGCGTGAGCGGGATGCCGAGGACGTTCATCAGCGCCAGCGGGACGACGATGTCGGAGAACGCCGACAGCACCACGGCGATGCTCGGGACGAACGTCCGGAACATCGCGAACACCAGCACGCTCATCCCCGCGAACGCGACGGCGACGCCGCCGATCGCCTGGAGCTGGGCCTCGCTCCCGAACGTCGGGGAGGTCCCGTCGACCGACTGTACGTCGAAGCCGGCTCCTTCGGCCTGTTGCTCCAGCCGCGCGCTGTCGCTTTCGGGGCCGTAGGTCACGATGAAGCGGTTACTGTTCGCCACCGGCTGGATGTTGGCGGGGTCGGCGTCGATCGCGTCGCGGATCTGCTGCTGTGGGTTCTCGCCATCGACGGCGACCCGTATCTCCGTCCCGCCGGTGAACTCGACCCCGAGATCGACCGGCGCCCCGGTCGTGAGCCAGACGCCGCCGATGATCAGGAGGGCCACCACCAGCACCGCGAGCGGAACCGCCACCAACTGCCGGTTCGAGTAGTCGGCGTAGTCAACCTCCGGGAGCCCGAAGGGGAGATCCACACCGGGCACTTACCTCACCTCCCGGACGAACTGATTCATACCGCCGAGTTCCCCACGCGTCCCGAATAAGCCTTCTCTTACCGATCGCCGCTGAAGGGCCGTCGCCGCCTACCCCTGCCCGACCATCGAGTCCTCCTCGGCCCACTCCTCCTCGCGGAGTTCGTACTTCTGGACTTTCCCGGTCGCAGTCGTCGGGAGATCCGTGACGAACTCGACACGCCGGATCGCTTTGTACGTGGCGAGGTTCTCGCGGGTGAACGCGACGAGGTCGTCCTCGGTGACGCCCGGATCCTCGGGATCCCCGGACTCGGGGACGACGAACGCCTTCGGCGTCTCCCCCCACTCGTCGTGTGGCGACGGGATGACCGCGACGTCGCTCACGTCCGGGTGCTCGAAGAGCGTGTCCTCGAGTTCGATGCTGGAGATGTTCTCGCCCCCGGAGATGATGATGTCCTTCTTCCGGTCCTGAATGGAGAGGAACCCGTTCTCGTCGACGACCGCGAAGTCCCCCATGTGGTAGTAGCCTTCGAGCCGTTGGTTGAAGGCTTCCTCCGTAGCGTCGGGCTTGTTCCAGTACCCCTCCATCACCTGGTTCCCGCTGACGACGATCTCGCCGATCGTCTCGTCGTCCCAAGGGACGTCCTCGCCGTTCTCGTCGACGACGCGGACCTCGGTGCCGAGGAAGCCGACCCCCTGGCGTTTCTTCAGCGAGTAGCGGTTCTCGTCGTCGAGGAGTCGTTCGGCTTCCGACGTGGTGATGAGGGGACCGGTCTCGGTGGCGCCGTAGACGTGGACGAGGTCCCAGTCGAACTCGTCCTCGACGGTACGGATCGTCGCCTCGGGCGGCGCGCTGCCGGCGGTCGCGGCGCGAACGTCCGCGTCCCCGGTGGTCTCGACGTCGTTGTCCGCGTAGTAGTCCTGGAGCATGTTCAGGACCGTCGGCGCCGCACAGAGATACGAGACGTCCTCGGTTCGGACGGTCTCGAAGATGTCGGCAGCGTCGACGCCGCGAGTGCAGACGTGGACCGCGCCGGCGCCGGTGATCGAGAAGATGTGTCCCCAGCCGTTGACGTGGAACATCGGGAGCGTCCAGAGGTACGTGTCGGTGTCCCGGATGTTCTGGTGATAGGAGACGAGGAAGGAATGCAGCGTCTCGTTCCGGTGCGTGCGGCAGACGCCCTTCGGATCGCCCGTCGTCCCCGACGTGTAGTTGATGGTGATGACGTCGGTCTCGTCCATCTCCGGGCGGTCGTACGACGGTGACGTCTCCGCGAGGGGGTCGTCGACGTCCTCCCAGTCACCCTCGACGGCGTCCGCGTCGTTCGTGAGGAACGTCTCCACGGGAACGTCGTCCCGGACCGCTTCGATCTTCTCTGCGTACGCGTAGTCCGCGTAGATGGCGGTGACGCCGGCGTCGTTCAGGATGTACTCGAAGTCCTCGGGCGTGAGGCGGTAGTTGAGCGGGGTGTGGACGGCGCCGATCTGCATCGCCCCGTAGGCGGCTTCGAGGTGGTAGTGCGTGTTCGGGTCGAGGACGGCGACGCGATCGCCCTTCTCGACGCCACGCTGCTGGAGGAGTGCGGAGAAGCGGTCGACGCGGTCGCCGAGCTCGTCGTACGTGTATCGCTCCCCGGTGGTCGCGACGACGCCGGTCTCGTCGCCGTAGTACTTGCGTGCGCGATCGAGAAAGTCCGTGACGAGGAGTGGTCGCTCCATCTCTAGGCTATTCAATCGACGTTTGTGTCATAATCTTTCGGGTCGGGACGAATCCCGGACGGAGCCAACGTTGATACGTGGCCGGGTCCATACCTAGCACGATGCTGCTCCAGTCCGGGCTGCTCGGCCCAGAGGCGCTCCCCCTGCTGCTGGTCGCGGCGGGGATCGCGCTGTCGATCGCGGAGGCGCTGGCGCCGGGGGCCCACTTCGTCGTCGTCGGCGTCTCCCTGCTCGGGGCGGGGCTGGTCGGCCTGCTGCTCGGTCCCGTGGCGACGCCGTTCGTGCTCGCCGGCCTCGTGCTGCTGTTCGGCATCGTCACGCTGTACGGCTACCGCGAGTTCGACATCTACGGCGGGAAGGGACAGGCTCAGACCAGCGACTCGACCGACTTGAAGGGCCAGACCGCCCGCGTTACCTCACGAGTCACCCCGAGCGAGGGCGAGGTCAAGATCGAGAACGGCGGCTTCAGCCCCTACTACTCCGCCCGCACTATCGAGGGGGAGATCCCCGAGGGCGAGGCGGTGATGGTGATCGACCCCGGCGGCGGCAACGTCGTCACCGTCGAGTCGCTGGGCGCCGTCGAGGGGAGTCTCGACCGCGAGATCGAACGAGCCCGCGCCGAGAACGCCGAACGGGAGGTCGAGGGGGAACGCCCGGACGACGTCGCTGCCGACGAGACCGGGCGGGCGTCGGCAGACGAGGAGGGTTCGAACACCACGGACGGCGTCGGGTCGGACGACGAACCGGAACGGGAGCGGGAGACGAACTGACGGCGCCGGCTCGCGGTTTTCTCGCGGGAAACTATTAAGCCGCCGACAGCCCAACCCCGGGGTATGGTCATTCCACCGCTTCAGGCCGGCGCCGTCACGGGCGTCGTCGGCTTGCTGTTTCTCTTCGTCGTGGTCGCCGCGGTCTGGCAAGCCGTCGAGATCGTCGACGCCACGGAGAAGAAAGCCCTCACCGTGTTCGGCGAGTACCGCAAGCTGCTCGAACCGGGGATCAACTTCATCCCCCCGTTCGTCTCCCAGACCCACGCGTTCGACATGCGAACGCAGACGCTCGACGTGCCTCGACAGGAGGCGATCACCCGGGACAACTCCCCGGTCACCGCCGACGCCGTCGTCTACATCAAGGTGATGGACGCCCGGAAGGCGTACCTCGAAGTCGAGGACTACAAGACCGCCGTCTCCAACCTCGCTCAGACCACCCTCCGTGCGGTGCTGGGCGACATGGAGCTCGACGACACGCTCAACAAGCGTCAGGAGATCAACGCCCGGATCCGGAAGGAACTGGACGAGCCCACCGACGAGTGGGGGATCCGCGTCGAGTCCGTCGAGGTCCGCGAGGTCAACCCCTCGAAGGACGTCCAGCAGGCGATGGAGCAGCAGACCTCCGCCGAGCGCCGCCGCCGTGCCATGATTCTCGAAGCGCAGGGGGAGCGACGCTCCGCCGTCGAGGAAGCCGAGGGGGAGAAGCAGTCCAACATCATCCGCGCACAGGGGGAGAAGCAGTCCCAGATCCTCGAAGCACAGGGTGACGCGATCTCCACCGTGCTCCGTGCGAAGTCCGCCGAGTCCATGGGCGAGCGCGCCATCATCGACAAGGGGATGGAGACGCTGGAGAACATCGGGCAGGGCGACTCCTCGACGTTCATCATGCCTCAGGAGCTCACCTCGCTGGTCGGCCGCTACGGCCAGCACCTGACCGGCAGCGACACCAAGACCAAGGAGAGCCTGAACTCGCTGGACTTCGACGAGGAGACCCGCGAGATGCTGGGTCTCGACGATATCGAGGACATCCTCGGTCAGATCGACGAGGCCGCCGAACTCGACACCGAAGCGATGGAGCAGGAGGCCGAGAAGATCATGTCCGGCGACACCGAGCCCGACATCCAGTCGGCCGACGATGTCGTCGCCGACGCCGACGAGGAGATGGGCGACGTCGAGATGGAGAGCGAAGAGTCCGGCTGAGCGCCGGATCACTCTCACGAATCGGCAATCCTCTCATAATTTCCAAGGGGTATATACCGACCGGATAGTAACGGGTAATCATGAAGCGACGTAGCTATCTTCGAACCGCCGGCGTCGGCGCGGCGGCGCTGTTGGCCGGCTGTTCCGCCGAATCGGTGGACACCGACTCTCCCACCGACGCGAGCACCGAGACGACGACGGGGACGCAGGTCGGGACGACCGAGGGGACGCCGACGCTACGGGTCGGCACGTACACTTCGTTCATCGACGCACCCAGCACCAGCCCCGGTGAGTGGGTCAAAGAGCAGTTCGAGTCCGAACACGACGCCACCCTCGAGTGGTTCGCGCCCGACGGCGGCATCGACTACTTCCTCCAGCGCCGTAATCAGGGTGTCACCGTCGACACCGACCTGTTCGCCGGCCTCACCCCGGAGAACATGGTTCGAGCCGACGACAACCTCGAGGACGGGGACTCGCTGTTCGACGCGGTGGACTCGAGCGCCATCTCGAACGCGGACCACATCGTCGAGGACTACCAGTTCGACCCGCAGGGGCGGGCGTTCCCCATGGGAGCGGCGTACATCAGTCTCGTGTACAACCAGAACATGCTCGACGAGCGCGGCGTGGGCGCCCCCGAGACGTTCGAGGACCTCACCACCGACGACTACAGCGACGCGCTGCTGATCCCGAATCCACAGAACAGCGAGACGGGGCTTGAGTTCCTGTTCTGGACGATCAACGAGTACGGCGAGGACGGCTACCTCGACTACTGGCAGCGCCTCCTCGACAACGGCGCGCGCATTCTCGAAGGCTGGGGCGCCGCCTACGGCGCCTACAGCGAGGGCGAGGCGCCCGCGGTGGTCTCCTACTCGACTGACCAGGTGTTCGCCGACATGTCCGACGCCGACATGGCCGAACACCAGATCGGCTTCCTCAACGGCGAGGGGTACGCCTATCTCGAAGCGATGGCACGGTTCTCGGACACCGACCAGCCCGAACTGGCCGGGTCGTTCATGTCGTTCATGCTCCAGCCCGAGATCCAGGCCGAGGTCGCCCAGCGCAACGTCGCGCTGCCGGCCGTCGACAACGCCGAACTCCCCGAGAAGTTCGACGAGCTGACGCCCGAACCAGAGACGGTGGTCTCGTTCGACTACGATCGCCTCTCCGGCAACGTGGACACGTGGCTGGACGAGTGGTCCCGGCAGGTCGCCTCACAGTAGCGTGACGGTCCTCCGCGAACGGTTCGAGGCCGCCGCCCTCCCGCTGGCCGCGGTCGCCACGCTCGCGCTGCTGACGCTGCTGTTCTACTACCCGGTGGGGCGAGTGCTCTCCGAAGCCGTGCTGCGCGAGGGGCGGCTCACGGTTGAGCCGCTGGTCGCCGTGCTCACGGACCCGTTCTTCTTCGGCGTCCTCGCACAGGCCGCCCAGGACCCGTCGGTACTCTGGACTGCATTCGAGCCACACACACTCCGACTCTCGCTCCCGCTGACCGATCTGGGGGTCGCGGTCACCTACCCGTTCCCGAACTACCGGCTGGGGCTGTTCGGGTTCACCGCGTATCAGGCGCTGCTGTCGACGCTTGCGAGCGTCGCGCTCGGGCTCCCGGGGGCGTACGTGCTCGCACGCTTCGAGTTCCCGGGCCGGAAGACGATCCGGTCGCTGACCGCGGTGCCGTTCGTGATGCCGTCGATCATGGTCGCGATCGGCTTCATCGCCACGTTCGGCGCGAACGGGTTCGTCAACGACGCACTGGCCGCGCTGGGGCTCCCCCGGATCGAACTGCTGTACACGCTGCCGATCATCGTCCTCGCCCACGCGTTCTACGACGCGCCGCTGGTGGCCCGCGTGACGGCGACGGCGTGGGAGAGCGTCGACGCCGGCACCGCCGAGACTGCCCGGAGCCTCGGCGCCTCGCCGCGGCAGGCGTTCCTCGACGTGGTGCTCCCCCAACTCCTGCCGGCGATCCTCACCGGCGCGCTGCTGACGTTCATCTTCTCGTTCATGTCCTTCGCTATCGTGCTCGCGCTGGGCGGGCTCTCGCTGGCGACCGTCGAGGTGTGGGTGTACCACAAGGTGTCCCAACTCGACTACGCCACCGCGTCGTCGCTCGCGACGCTCGAGATGCTGTTCTCGCTCGTGTTGACGTACGCCTACCTGCGGTACGAGGCACGCCAGCGCGCCGAGAGCGCCGCCCGGCCGGCGCCCCGGAAGCAGTTGGTCGGCCGGCTCGACCTCGACCGACTGGTGGTCTGGGGGTACGTCGCCGTCGCGCTGCTGGTGTTCGTCACGCCGATGGCGAGCATGATCATCGAGAGCGTCACCGGCCCGAACGGGTTCACGCTCGACTACTACCGCTTCCTCGTGGACCGGCAGGCGACCGCGGCGTCGTTCCAGATCAAGCCGCTGACCGCGGTCCAGAACTCGCTGCTCTACGGGGTCGCGAGCCTCGCGATCGCCGTCCCGATGGGGGTGTTGCTGGCGGTCGTCTCGACCCGTGACGTGCCGGGCAGCAAGCTGATCGACACGCTGTCGATGGCGCCGTTCGCCGTCTCGGGGGTCGTCGTCGGCCTCGGCCTGCTCCGCGGACTCGTGTTCGGCACGACCGCGTTCGGCTACCGATTCACCGTCACCGGTGCCGTCGCGGTCGTCGCCGCCCACGCCGTCAGCGCGTACCCGTTCGTCACCCGGAACGTCGCGCCGCTTCTGGCCACGATCGACCGGTCGGTCGTCGAGTCCGCCCGAACGCTCGGCGCCTCGCGGTTCCGGGTGCTGCTCGACATCGAACTCCCGCAGGTGTTCGCCGGCGTCGTCGCGGGCGCGGCCTTTGCGTTCGCCATCAGCATCGGGGAGTTCGATTCGACGGTGATTTTGGCCAGCGGGAGTTCGGCCTACACCATGCCGGTCGCCATCGAACGCTTCCTCGGTCGACGGCTCGGCCCCGCGACGGCGATGGGCTGTGTCCTCCTGTTCGTCACCGCCGTCAGCTTCCTCGTCATCGACCGCCTCGGCGAAGGGAGGGGGATGTAGATGGTGGCCATCGATCTCGACTCGGTGCGCAAGGCGTTCGACGACGCCGTCGCGCTGGAGAACGTCTCCCTCGCCGTCGAGGAGGGGGAGTTCTTCACGCTCGTCGGCCCCTCGGGCTGTGGGAAGACGACGACCCTCCGGACGATCGCGGGGCTCTCCTCGCCTACCGACGGGACGGTTCGCTTCGACGCCGAGGACGTGAGCGACACGCCCGTCGAGGACCGCAACGTCGGCGTCGTGTTCCAGAGCTACGCGCTGTTCCCACATATGACCGTCGCGGAGAACGTCCGCTACGGCCTGCGCTTTACCGACCCACCCCGCGGGCTCACCGCCGACGAGCGTGTCGAGGAGCTGCTCGAACTGGTCGACCTGCCGGAGATGGGCGACCGCGAGCCGGACGAGCTCTCCGGCGGACAGCAACAGCGGGTCGCCCTCGCCCGGGCGCTCGCCCCCGAGCCGGACGTGCTGCTGCTCGACGAACCGATGAGCGCGCTCGACGCCCGGCTGCGCGAACAGCTCCGCCGTGAGATCAAACG from Halolamina sediminis encodes:
- a CDS encoding ABC transporter permease, producing the protein MTVLRERFEAAALPLAAVATLALLTLLFYYPVGRVLSEAVLREGRLTVEPLVAVLTDPFFFGVLAQAAQDPSVLWTAFEPHTLRLSLPLTDLGVAVTYPFPNYRLGLFGFTAYQALLSTLASVALGLPGAYVLARFEFPGRKTIRSLTAVPFVMPSIMVAIGFIATFGANGFVNDALAALGLPRIELLYTLPIIVLAHAFYDAPLVARVTATAWESVDAGTAETARSLGASPRQAFLDVVLPQLLPAILTGALLTFIFSFMSFAIVLALGGLSLATVEVWVYHKVSQLDYATASSLATLEMLFSLVLTYAYLRYEARQRAESAARPAPRKQLVGRLDLDRLVVWGYVAVALLVFVTPMASMIIESVTGPNGFTLDYYRFLVDRQATAASFQIKPLTAVQNSLLYGVASLAIAVPMGVLLAVVSTRDVPGSKLIDTLSMAPFAVSGVVVGLGLLRGLVFGTTAFGYRFTVTGAVAVVAAHAVSAYPFVTRNVAPLLATIDRSVVESARTLGASRFRVLLDIELPQVFAGVVAGAAFAFAISIGEFDSTVILASGSSAYTMPVAIERFLGRRLGPATAMGCVLLFVTAVSFLVIDRLGEGRGM
- a CDS encoding ABC transporter ATP-binding protein, whose protein sequence is MVAIDLDSVRKAFDDAVALENVSLAVEEGEFFTLVGPSGCGKTTTLRTIAGLSSPTDGTVRFDAEDVSDTPVEDRNVGVVFQSYALFPHMTVAENVRYGLRFTDPPRGLTADERVEELLELVDLPEMGDREPDELSGGQQQRVALARALAPEPDVLLLDEPMSALDARLREQLRREIKRIQRELGVTTVYVTHDQEEALAVSDRLAVMHDGGVEQVGTPVEVYEQPATEFVASFVGENNVFSGVVVGRDGDELAIEIDETAPADHQFHVVDAADHAVGDHVTFCVRPIHLDPDAGHNRFPMALGAAEYLGGTTRLYGEWAGREMVLRLPEPPADDTLTVGFDPDAATIL